From the genome of Equus asinus isolate D_3611 breed Donkey chromosome 24, EquAss-T2T_v2, whole genome shotgun sequence, one region includes:
- the LOC106839029 gene encoding protein LEG1 homolog isoform X2: MRLMPLAAYPSTVAGEYLESRKKVLTIGDIPKYDTDEDTAIVYVWRMHRASFDAATPKFSDILFYSSETERDFTIDFALAVELCEDTRYGPDFEGSVDFAVGFPHRQLTDQDQYVLTSDFSIREKAHLRTVRLLAKTNEITGVAFLTSWKTVVKSGIGRAGGRLLIKRLLLIPRL; encoded by the exons ATGAGGCTGATGCCCCTGGCTGCATATCCATCAACAGTGGCTGGGGAG TATTTGGAGTCCAGGAAGAAAGTTTTAACTATTGGAGATATTCCTAAGTATGacacagatgaggacacagcCATCGTTTACGTGTGGAGGATGCATCGAGCATCTTTTGATGCCGCAACACCCAAGTTCAGTGACAT attattttattcttctgaaaCTGAAAGAGACTTCACCATAGACTTTGCACTTGCCGTAGAATTATGTGAGGATACAAGATATGGCCCAGACTTTGAAGGTTCCGTAGATTTTGCAGTGGGTTTCCCACATAGGCAACTCACAGATCAAGATCAATATGTTCTTACAAGCGACTTCAGCATACGGGAAAAGGCACATTTGAGAACAGTAAGACTCCTTGCGAAAACAAACGAAATCACAG GagttgcatttttaacaagttggAAGACGGTCGTGAAATCAGGAATTGGACGGGCTGGGGGACGACTCCTCATTAAGAGGCTACTCTTAATACCAAGACTTTAG
- the LOC106839029 gene encoding protein LEG1 homolog isoform X3 — translation MDAANVFYQYLESRKKVLTIGDIPKYDTDEDTAIVYVWRMHRASFDAATPKFSDILFYSSETERDFTIDFALAVELCEDTRYGPDFEGSVDFAVGFPHRQLTDQDQYVLTSDFSIREKAHLRTVRLLAKTNEITGVAFLTSWKTVVKSGIGRAGGRLLIKRLLLIPRL, via the exons ATGGATGCAGCCAACGTGTTTTATCAG TATTTGGAGTCCAGGAAGAAAGTTTTAACTATTGGAGATATTCCTAAGTATGacacagatgaggacacagcCATCGTTTACGTGTGGAGGATGCATCGAGCATCTTTTGATGCCGCAACACCCAAGTTCAGTGACAT attattttattcttctgaaaCTGAAAGAGACTTCACCATAGACTTTGCACTTGCCGTAGAATTATGTGAGGATACAAGATATGGCCCAGACTTTGAAGGTTCCGTAGATTTTGCAGTGGGTTTCCCACATAGGCAACTCACAGATCAAGATCAATATGTTCTTACAAGCGACTTCAGCATACGGGAAAAGGCACATTTGAGAACAGTAAGACTCCTTGCGAAAACAAACGAAATCACAG GagttgcatttttaacaagttggAAGACGGTCGTGAAATCAGGAATTGGACGGGCTGGGGGACGACTCCTCATTAAGAGGCTACTCTTAATACCAAGACTTTAG
- the LOC106839029 gene encoding protein LEG1 homolog isoform X1, which produces MCCGYTPYFIESYIRWIDFQNPSIFQSVLMRLMPLAAYPSTVAGEYLESRKKVLTIGDIPKYDTDEDTAIVYVWRMHRASFDAATPKFSDILFYSSETERDFTIDFALAVELCEDTRYGPDFEGSVDFAVGFPHRQLTDQDQYVLTSDFSIREKAHLRTVRLLAKTNEITGVAFLTSWKTVVKSGIGRAGGRLLIKRLLLIPRL; this is translated from the exons ATGTGCTGTGGATACACCCCATATTTTATAGAAAGTTATATAAGATGG ATTGATTTTCAGAACCCCTCAATATTTCAGTCTGTGCTTATGAGGCTGATGCCCCTGGCTGCATATCCATCAACAGTGGCTGGGGAG TATTTGGAGTCCAGGAAGAAAGTTTTAACTATTGGAGATATTCCTAAGTATGacacagatgaggacacagcCATCGTTTACGTGTGGAGGATGCATCGAGCATCTTTTGATGCCGCAACACCCAAGTTCAGTGACAT attattttattcttctgaaaCTGAAAGAGACTTCACCATAGACTTTGCACTTGCCGTAGAATTATGTGAGGATACAAGATATGGCCCAGACTTTGAAGGTTCCGTAGATTTTGCAGTGGGTTTCCCACATAGGCAACTCACAGATCAAGATCAATATGTTCTTACAAGCGACTTCAGCATACGGGAAAAGGCACATTTGAGAACAGTAAGACTCCTTGCGAAAACAAACGAAATCACAG GagttgcatttttaacaagttggAAGACGGTCGTGAAATCAGGAATTGGACGGGCTGGGGGACGACTCCTCATTAAGAGGCTACTCTTAATACCAAGACTTTAG